One genomic segment of Rhizorhabdus phycosphaerae includes these proteins:
- a CDS encoding thiolase family protein: MPTAVIAGYARSPFHLANKGDLARVRPDDLAAQVIRGLIAKTGVKPEDIEDIVLGCAFPEAEQGLNVARLIGLLADLPLKVGGMTVNRFCGSSMSSIHIAAGQIAIGAGDVFVCAGVESMSRVPMMGYNPMPSPDLAKKRPGAYMSMGETAENVATQYQVSRQAQEEFAVQSQKKAAAAREAGRLTDEIVPIKTKKGVVDTDGTIRPETTAEALAGLKPAFDANGSVTAGTSSPLTDGASAVLVTSEDYARANGLTILARIKSVAVSGCEPEIMGIGPVSASRKALERAALTAADMDVVELNEAFASQALACSNELGVKPEAVNIDGGAIALGHPLGATGARIVGKAAALLKREGGKYALATQCIGGGQGIATVLEAI; this comes from the coding sequence ATGCCGACTGCCGTCATCGCGGGCTATGCGCGCTCGCCTTTCCACCTTGCTAACAAGGGCGACCTCGCCCGCGTCCGTCCCGACGATCTCGCCGCCCAGGTGATTCGCGGACTGATCGCGAAAACCGGGGTGAAGCCCGAGGATATCGAGGACATCGTGCTCGGTTGCGCTTTCCCGGAGGCCGAGCAGGGCCTCAATGTTGCGCGTCTGATCGGGCTGTTGGCCGATCTGCCGCTCAAGGTCGGCGGGATGACGGTCAACCGCTTCTGCGGTTCGTCTATGAGCTCGATCCATATCGCTGCAGGCCAGATCGCGATCGGTGCGGGCGACGTCTTCGTCTGCGCGGGCGTCGAGAGCATGAGCCGCGTGCCGATGATGGGCTATAATCCGATGCCTAGCCCCGATCTCGCGAAGAAACGCCCCGGCGCCTATATGTCGATGGGCGAAACCGCCGAGAATGTCGCGACCCAATATCAGGTCTCGCGGCAGGCGCAGGAAGAGTTTGCGGTCCAGAGCCAGAAGAAGGCCGCCGCCGCCCGCGAGGCGGGTCGCCTGACCGACGAGATCGTGCCGATCAAGACCAAGAAGGGCGTCGTCGACACCGACGGCACCATCCGTCCCGAGACCACCGCCGAGGCGCTGGCAGGCCTGAAGCCGGCGTTTGACGCCAATGGCTCGGTCACCGCAGGAACCTCCTCGCCTTTGACCGACGGTGCGTCCGCCGTGCTCGTCACCAGCGAGGATTATGCCCGGGCCAACGGCCTCACCATCCTTGCGCGCATCAAGAGCGTCGCCGTGTCGGGCTGCGAGCCCGAGATCATGGGCATCGGTCCTGTCTCGGCCTCGCGCAAGGCGCTTGAGCGCGCTGCCCTTACCGCTGCCGATATGGACGTTGTCGAACTGAACGAGGCTTTCGCCAGCCAGGCGCTGGCGTGCAGCAATGAGCTTGGGGTCAAGCCCGAAGCGGTCAACATCGACGGCGGCGCGATCGCGCTCGGCCATCCGCTTGGCGCCACCGGTGCGCGCATCGTCGGCAAGGCTGCGGCACTGCTGAAGCGCGAGGGCGGCAAATATGCGCTCGCCACCCAGTGCATCGGCGGCGGGCAGGGCATCGCCACCGTGCTGGAAGCGATCTGA
- a CDS encoding long-chain-fatty-acid--CoA ligase, whose product MTSRDTVTDPLPSGRGAALPDGGGVPASPPIPPRLLTDLIDSAVRDHGERRAIDFLGRRWTYAEIGALVDRAAAGLQAMGVGPDVRFGLCLPNTPYFVILYFAALRCGATIVNFNPLYVEHELRHQIRDSGTTVMAVIDVASIHAKVAAVAEESGLEKIIVCPLADILPTFTSLLYRLFKRSEIARWPADARHMAFGDLTRANPASFKPVAVTPDDVAVLQYTGGTTGVPKGAMLTHANLTANSHQMTLHVGHGAEANDRIMGVLPMFHVFALTTVLNFSVDTAAEMILLPRFELKQFLKTVKRTRPTKLLAVPTMLTALNKAAASQDVHFDDLDFVVSGGAPLPFDVRQEFERVTGARVVEGYGLSETSPILTCNPITGVVKDNSAGPPFPGTTLEIRSLDDPHRIMPQGERGEVCARGPQVMKGYWNKPEETEKVFVDGAIRTGDVGYLDEDGYLFLVDRIKDVIICGGYNVYPRVIEEALYEHPAILEAVVIGVKDDYRGQAPKAFVVLRPGQSASTAEIAEFLKTRLSKIELPREIEIRQSLPKTLIGKLSKKELVAEEAKKAAG is encoded by the coding sequence ATGACTTCCCGCGACACCGTGACTGACCCACTTCCCTCCGGTCGCGGTGCCGCACTTCCGGACGGCGGAGGCGTGCCAGCGTCTCCGCCGATTCCGCCTCGGCTGCTGACCGACCTGATCGACAGCGCGGTTCGCGACCATGGTGAACGGCGCGCGATCGATTTTCTCGGTCGGCGTTGGACCTATGCCGAGATCGGCGCTCTCGTGGACCGCGCCGCCGCCGGGCTCCAGGCGATGGGCGTAGGCCCCGATGTCCGCTTCGGACTGTGTCTGCCGAACACCCCCTATTTCGTGATCCTCTATTTCGCGGCGCTCCGCTGCGGCGCGACCATCGTCAATTTCAACCCGCTCTATGTCGAGCATGAGTTGCGCCACCAGATTCGCGACTCGGGCACGACGGTCATGGCGGTCATCGACGTGGCGTCGATCCACGCCAAGGTCGCGGCGGTGGCGGAAGAAAGCGGGCTGGAGAAGATCATCGTCTGCCCGCTGGCGGACATCCTCCCGACCTTCACGTCGCTGCTCTATCGCCTGTTCAAGCGCTCGGAGATCGCCCGCTGGCCGGCGGACGCGCGGCACATGGCGTTCGGCGACCTGACTAGGGCGAATCCCGCATCGTTCAAGCCCGTCGCGGTCACGCCCGACGACGTGGCCGTGCTGCAATATACCGGCGGCACCACCGGCGTGCCCAAGGGCGCGATGCTGACCCACGCCAATCTGACCGCGAACAGCCACCAGATGACGCTTCACGTCGGCCATGGCGCAGAGGCAAACGACCGGATCATGGGCGTGCTGCCGATGTTCCACGTCTTCGCGCTGACCACGGTCCTGAACTTCAGCGTCGACACCGCCGCCGAGATGATCCTGCTGCCGCGCTTCGAGCTCAAGCAGTTCCTGAAGACCGTCAAGCGCACCCGGCCGACCAAGCTTCTGGCTGTGCCGACGATGCTGACCGCGCTCAACAAGGCCGCAGCGTCGCAGGATGTCCACTTCGACGATCTCGACTTCGTCGTGTCGGGGGGCGCTCCGCTGCCGTTCGACGTGCGGCAGGAGTTCGAGCGCGTCACCGGCGCGCGTGTCGTCGAGGGCTATGGCCTGTCCGAGACGTCGCCCATCCTCACCTGCAACCCCATCACCGGCGTCGTGAAGGACAACAGCGCGGGCCCGCCCTTCCCCGGCACCACGCTGGAGATCCGCAGCCTCGACGATCCGCACAGGATCATGCCGCAAGGCGAGCGTGGCGAGGTCTGCGCGCGCGGACCGCAGGTGATGAAGGGCTATTGGAACAAGCCGGAGGAGACCGAGAAGGTCTTCGTCGACGGTGCGATCCGGACCGGCGACGTCGGCTATCTGGACGAGGACGGCTATCTGTTCCTGGTCGACCGGATCAAGGACGTGATCATCTGCGGGGGCTACAATGTCTATCCGCGCGTCATCGAAGAGGCGCTGTACGAGCATCCCGCGATCCTGGAGGCGGTGGTGATCGGGGTGAAGGACGACTATCGCGGGCAGGCGCCAAAGGCCTTCGTCGTGCTGCGCCCCGGCCAGTCGGCATCGACCGCCGAGATCGCCGAATTCCTGAAGACCCGCCTGTCCAAAATCGAGCTTCCCCGCGAGATCGAAATCCGCCAGAGCCTGCCCAAGACGTTGATCGGCAAACTGTCCAAGAAGGAACTGGTGGCCGAAGAAGCGAAGAAGGCAGCGGGCTAG
- a CDS encoding L,D-transpeptidase family protein, which produces MTDIRVDVDALTLTGPDGVAVPCAIGRSGACPADEKREGDGKTPLGRWPIRTILFRKGAAVPPPGLRLPWRWIGPDDGWSDGVDDPEYNRPVRHPHAHSAERLVRDDGAYDVIVVLGHNDSPPVPGSGSAIFLHCSEGRPTAGCVAVEKPALLALLPLLAPGDAVEIL; this is translated from the coding sequence GTGACCGACATCCGGGTGGACGTCGACGCGCTGACGCTGACGGGCCCGGACGGCGTGGCCGTTCCCTGTGCGATCGGGCGATCAGGCGCCTGCCCCGCCGATGAGAAGCGCGAGGGCGACGGGAAGACACCGCTCGGCCGCTGGCCGATCCGGACGATCCTGTTCCGCAAAGGCGCGGCGGTACCGCCACCCGGCTTGCGCCTGCCCTGGCGCTGGATCGGCCCCGACGATGGCTGGTCCGACGGCGTCGACGATCCCGAATATAACCGGCCCGTCCGCCACCCGCACGCGCACTCGGCCGAGCGGCTGGTGCGCGACGACGGCGCCTATGACGTCATCGTCGTCCTGGGCCACAATGATTCGCCGCCGGTACCGGGCAGCGGCAGCGCGATCTTCCTCCATTGCAGCGAAGGCCGTCCGACCGCCGGTTGCGTCGCGGTCGAAAAGCCGGCGCTGCTCGCACTGTTGCCGCTGCTGGCGCCGGGGGACGCGGTCGAGATCCTCTGA
- the ribA gene encoding GTP cyclohydrolase II, producing MTAARDAARAIDALKRGWPVAVSADDGRVVVLAIETANDVSLAAFDGGQPADVLLSAARAATLNLANQRDAASPACPAMIERVPWIDLPTAIALADPVRDMATPLKGPFRAKGVTAAAACAAALRLARLAGLLPALFVRLDGAVEAELEAASLDDYEDPAHLVIASQARLPVTVSERAEIVAFRHVADAAEHVALIIGTPDGTPPLVRLHSECLTGDVLGSLKCDCGPQLNGALKAMTQASWGILLYLRQEGRGIGLINKLRAYALQDQGFDTVDANLRLGFGVDERDFRVAARMLSLLGQLKVRLLTNNPQKVAGLEAAGIAVAERVPHKMGENPHNSAYLATKRDRTGHVL from the coding sequence TTGACCGCTGCAAGAGATGCTGCCCGCGCGATCGACGCGCTGAAGCGGGGCTGGCCGGTTGCGGTCAGCGCTGATGACGGGCGCGTCGTCGTGCTCGCGATCGAGACCGCGAACGATGTTTCGCTTGCCGCCTTCGATGGCGGGCAGCCTGCGGACGTGCTGCTGTCCGCTGCGCGCGCTGCGACACTCAACCTCGCCAACCAGCGCGATGCTGCGAGCCCGGCTTGTCCGGCGATGATCGAGCGGGTGCCGTGGATCGACCTGCCCACCGCCATCGCGCTCGCCGATCCGGTGCGCGACATGGCGACGCCGCTGAAAGGGCCGTTCCGCGCCAAGGGCGTTACCGCGGCCGCAGCCTGCGCCGCAGCACTTCGCCTTGCGCGCCTCGCCGGTCTGTTGCCGGCGCTGTTCGTCCGCCTGGACGGCGCGGTCGAGGCCGAGCTCGAGGCTGCGTCGCTCGACGACTATGAAGATCCGGCGCATCTGGTGATCGCCTCGCAGGCACGCCTGCCGGTCACGGTGAGCGAGCGGGCCGAGATCGTCGCCTTCCGCCATGTCGCCGACGCGGCCGAGCATGTCGCGCTGATCATCGGCACGCCCGATGGCACGCCGCCGCTCGTCCGCCTGCACAGCGAATGCCTGACAGGCGACGTGCTGGGTTCGCTCAAATGCGACTGCGGACCGCAGCTCAACGGCGCGTTGAAGGCGATGACGCAGGCGAGCTGGGGCATCCTGCTGTACCTGCGGCAGGAAGGCCGCGGCATCGGTTTGATCAACAAGCTGCGCGCCTATGCGCTGCAAGATCAGGGATTCGACACGGTCGACGCCAATCTGCGGCTGGGCTTCGGCGTCGACGAGCGCGATTTCCGCGTCGCGGCACGAATGCTCTCGCTGCTGGGGCAGCTGAAGGTGCGGCTGCTGACCAACAACCCGCAGAAGGTCGCCGGGCTGGAAGCGGCGGGCATCGCCGTCGCCGAACGCGTGCCCCACAAGATGGGCGAGAATCCGCACAACAGCGCCTATTTGGCGACCAAGCGCGACCGGACCGGTCACGTCCTGTGA
- a CDS encoding MerR family transcriptional regulator — protein sequence MDQGVTAKGERDALQTIQDVADELGMTTRAIRFYEDKGLLDPQRVGTMRVYSRREVARLQLILRGKRLGFSLREIKEFLDLYDADPLHLEQTKRLLARVNERVGALEAQREALDQTLGELRDIVGQCQARIAAAR from the coding sequence ATGGATCAGGGGGTGACGGCAAAAGGCGAGCGCGACGCGCTCCAGACCATCCAGGACGTCGCCGACGAACTGGGCATGACGACCCGCGCAATCCGCTTCTACGAGGACAAGGGTCTGCTCGACCCGCAACGCGTCGGCACGATGCGGGTCTATTCGCGGCGCGAGGTGGCCCGACTCCAGCTGATACTGCGCGGCAAGCGGCTCGGCTTTTCGCTGCGGGAGATCAAGGAGTTCCTCGATCTCTACGACGCCGATCCGCTGCATCTCGAACAGACGAAGCGCCTGCTCGCCCGCGTGAACGAGCGCGTCGGCGCCCTGGAGGCGCAGCGCGAGGCACTCGACCAGACGCTCGGCGAGCTCCGCGATATCGTCGGGCAGTGCCAAGCCAGGATCGCCGCAGCGCGCTGA
- a CDS encoding OmpP1/FadL family transporter: protein MSHSTIRRAALAGASTAAALLAAGTANASAFYLQEQSVVAAGRAFSGEAADQGAQNLWWNPAAIAGNETNTLYGGFSAILPKGKVRNNSSVIIRPGQAPAGITGNQVSKDPLNKGFLPSGAIGYKLNDKWSIGVSVAAPYSFATNYENTSWARYTADKTKLTTIDIQPTIAYAPSPIIGIGVGLNVEYSKASLSNFLPNLSPALPDGHQTLRGDGWDFGWSAGVQLHPSPLIDLGFSYKSSVKHKLKGSITTAGLLGPLAGQNGRIEGITATFRTPWQAIASARVHVSEALTLNGQVVRAGWNKFDAIDLGAPVNAALDQNYKNSWSVAGGVDYAVTPQWTMRGGVQWDQTPTRNGSRDARVPDASRINFAVGTSYAITESITLDAAANYVDFKNSSIDRLGGFYVGTPAQTIVRPNGSLTGASAIILAVGGRMTF from the coding sequence ATGTCCCACAGCACCATCCGCCGCGCAGCATTGGCAGGCGCATCCACCGCTGCCGCGCTGCTCGCAGCGGGTACGGCCAACGCCTCGGCCTTCTATCTGCAGGAGCAGTCGGTTGTCGCAGCAGGCCGCGCCTTTTCGGGCGAAGCCGCAGACCAGGGCGCACAGAATCTCTGGTGGAACCCGGCCGCGATCGCCGGCAACGAAACCAACACCCTCTATGGCGGCTTCAGCGCCATTCTTCCGAAGGGCAAGGTTCGCAACAACAGCTCGGTGATCATCCGCCCCGGTCAGGCCCCCGCCGGCATCACCGGCAATCAGGTTTCCAAGGATCCGCTGAACAAGGGCTTCCTGCCGTCGGGTGCGATTGGCTACAAGCTGAACGACAAATGGTCGATCGGCGTCTCCGTCGCCGCCCCCTACAGCTTCGCGACCAATTACGAGAATACCAGCTGGGCGCGCTACACTGCCGACAAGACCAAGCTGACGACGATCGATATCCAGCCGACGATCGCCTATGCGCCCTCGCCGATCATCGGCATCGGCGTCGGCCTGAACGTCGAATATAGCAAGGCGTCGCTGTCGAACTTCCTGCCGAACCTGTCCCCGGCTCTGCCCGACGGACACCAGACGCTGCGCGGCGACGGCTGGGATTTCGGCTGGTCGGCTGGTGTCCAGTTGCACCCGAGCCCGCTGATCGACCTCGGCTTCTCGTACAAGTCGTCGGTGAAGCACAAGCTGAAGGGCAGCATCACCACCGCCGGCCTGCTCGGTCCCCTCGCCGGCCAGAACGGCCGCATCGAAGGCATCACCGCGACGTTCCGCACCCCCTGGCAGGCCATCGCCAGCGCCCGCGTCCATGTCAGCGAAGCGCTGACGCTGAACGGCCAGGTCGTCCGTGCCGGCTGGAACAAGTTCGATGCGATCGATCTCGGCGCGCCGGTGAACGCTGCGCTCGACCAGAACTACAAGAACAGCTGGAGCGTCGCCGGTGGCGTCGACTATGCTGTGACTCCGCAGTGGACGATGCGCGGCGGCGTGCAGTGGGACCAGACCCCGACGCGCAACGGATCGCGTGACGCCCGCGTGCCGGACGCCAGCCGCATCAACTTCGCGGTGGGTACCTCCTATGCGATCACCGAGTCGATCACGCTCGATGCGGCCGCCAACTATGTCGACTTCAAGAACTCGTCGATCGACCGGCTCGGCGGCTTCTATGTCGGCACCCCCGCGCAGACGATCGTCCGTCCGAATGGAAGCCTGACCGGCGCGAGTGCGATCATCCTCGCCGTCGGCGGACGCATGACCTTCTGA
- a CDS encoding exodeoxyribonuclease III, with the protein MAKLKIASWNINSVRARIDIVRQFLEEQQIDILCLQETKVRDDVFPFEMFRKLGYAHFEINGQPMHHGVAIISKVPLHDNGRHDWQDNGEARHIGVRLDCGIRLENVYIPAGGDVPDREVNPKFGQKLDFLGRMIRWSEELREPTLLVGDFNIAPLECDVWSHKQLLDVVSHTPIEVETLARLQASHDWVDLGRTFIPPPERLYTWWSYRAQDWAASDRGRRLDHMWASPSVAKQATNHYVCEPCRSWLRPSDHIPLVTEFEF; encoded by the coding sequence ATGGCCAAGCTCAAGATCGCTTCCTGGAACATCAACTCGGTCCGCGCGCGCATCGACATCGTGCGGCAGTTCCTCGAGGAGCAGCAGATCGACATCTTGTGCCTGCAAGAGACGAAGGTCCGCGACGACGTCTTCCCATTCGAGATGTTCCGCAAGCTCGGCTATGCCCATTTCGAGATCAACGGCCAGCCGATGCACCATGGCGTGGCGATCATCTCCAAAGTGCCGCTGCACGACAATGGCCGTCACGACTGGCAGGACAATGGCGAGGCGCGTCACATCGGCGTACGGCTCGACTGCGGCATCCGGCTGGAGAATGTCTACATACCGGCGGGCGGCGACGTTCCCGACCGTGAGGTCAATCCCAAGTTCGGCCAGAAGCTCGACTTTCTGGGGCGCATGATCCGCTGGTCCGAGGAGCTGCGCGAGCCGACCCTGCTGGTCGGCGACTTCAACATCGCCCCGCTCGAATGCGACGTGTGGAGCCATAAGCAGCTGCTCGACGTGGTCAGCCATACGCCGATCGAGGTCGAGACGCTGGCGCGCCTGCAGGCCAGTCATGACTGGGTCGATCTCGGCCGAACCTTCATCCCGCCGCCCGAGCGGCTCTACACCTGGTGGAGCTACCGCGCGCAGGACTGGGCCGCGTCCGATCGCGGACGGCGCCTCGACCATATGTGGGCGAGCCCGTCTGTCGCGAAGCAGGCGACCAACCATTATGTGTGCGAACCCTGCCGGTCGTGGCTGCGCCCGTCCGATCACATCCCTCTGGTGACCGAGTTCGAATTTTGA
- a CDS encoding DUF2147 domain-containing protein, giving the protein MSITLMALAAAAVGNPDVVVGRWRTETRGGIIEIARCGPSICGKIVTSDGLATNPNLMDVNNKDPKLRNRPIKGMQMLSGFSYKDGLWDGGTIYNGEDGKTYSARITPIDANTLKLRGCIFVPLCKNQTWTRVR; this is encoded by the coding sequence ATGAGCATCACCTTAATGGCCCTGGCCGCCGCAGCCGTCGGCAACCCCGACGTGGTCGTCGGCCGCTGGCGAACCGAGACCCGTGGCGGCATTATCGAAATCGCCCGCTGCGGCCCTTCTATCTGCGGCAAGATCGTCACGTCTGACGGTCTCGCGACCAATCCGAATCTCATGGACGTCAACAACAAGGATCCGAAGCTCCGCAATCGTCCGATCAAGGGGATGCAGATGCTGAGCGGCTTTTCCTACAAGGACGGTCTCTGGGACGGCGGCACCATCTACAATGGTGAAGACGGCAAGACCTATTCCGCCCGCATCACACCCATCGACGCCAACACCCTGAAGCTCCGGGGCTGCATCTTCGTGCCGCTCTGCAAGAACCAGACCTGGACCCGCGTGCGCTGA
- a CDS encoding thymidylate synthase, with protein MTDHPERQYLAAMRRAWTDGDERTDRTGVGTRALFGVTMRFDLSDGTVPLITTKKIFWKSAVKELLWFLSGETNIRPLVQQKVHIWTDWPLDKYRRATGETIDRDTFEQRIIDDPAFAEQWGDLGPVYGKQWVDWPRYTPAGDGLYRREGQGINQIAELVEALRTNPGSRRLIFTGWNVPELPGMALPPCHMTYQYHVANGRLSGILYQRSCDLGLGFPFNIFEAALLVRMLAQQADLEPGEIVWMGADTHVYSNHGHLVEEQLSREPRAFPTLKLVRKPTSMFDYALEDFVIEGYDPHPHIAAPVAV; from the coding sequence ATGACCGACCATCCCGAACGACAATATCTCGCCGCCATGCGCCGCGCCTGGACCGACGGCGACGAGCGCACCGACCGCACGGGGGTCGGCACCCGTGCCTTGTTCGGCGTCACGATGCGCTTCGACCTGTCGGACGGCACGGTCCCGCTGATCACCACCAAGAAGATCTTCTGGAAATCGGCGGTCAAGGAGCTGCTGTGGTTCCTGTCGGGCGAAACCAACATCCGCCCGCTGGTGCAGCAGAAGGTGCACATCTGGACCGACTGGCCGCTCGATAAATATCGCCGCGCCACCGGCGAGACGATCGACCGCGATACGTTCGAGCAGCGCATCATCGACGACCCCGCCTTCGCGGAGCAGTGGGGCGACCTTGGGCCGGTCTATGGCAAGCAATGGGTCGACTGGCCGCGCTACACCCCCGCCGGCGACGGGCTCTACCGCCGCGAGGGGCAGGGCATCAACCAGATCGCCGAACTGGTCGAGGCGCTGCGGACCAATCCCGGCTCCCGGCGGCTGATTTTCACCGGCTGGAACGTGCCCGAACTGCCGGGCATGGCGCTGCCGCCCTGCCACATGACCTATCAATATCATGTCGCGAACGGGCGGCTATCGGGCATCCTCTACCAGCGCTCCTGCGACCTCGGCCTCGGTTTTCCGTTCAACATCTTCGAAGCCGCGCTGCTGGTGCGGATGCTGGCGCAGCAGGCCGATCTGGAGCCGGGCGAGATCGTGTGGATGGGGGCCGACACCCATGTCTATTCGAACCATGGCCATCTGGTCGAAGAACAGCTGTCGCGCGAACCGCGCGCCTTCCCGACGCTGAAGCTGGTGCGCAAACCCACAAGCATGTTCGACTATGCGCTCGAGGACTTCGTGATCGAGGGCTATGACCCGCACCCGCACATCGCCGCGCCGGTGGCGGTTTGA
- a CDS encoding RidA family protein, whose translation MHRALTVAFVVLTASATPAVAQSPAPIERIASPGPDGKPGLILKGVIIPGGYETFYLSGQLADPIDPARKETVEDFGDTRTQTVSTLRKIKALLESKGYSIRDVVKMQAFLAADPKLGKIDFAGFNAGFREFFGSADNPDTVARSTFQVANLVAPQFLVELEVTAVRPAKR comes from the coding sequence ATGCACCGCGCCCTTACCGTTGCTTTTGTCGTTCTTACCGCATCGGCCACGCCCGCCGTGGCGCAGTCACCCGCCCCGATCGAGCGGATCGCCAGCCCCGGCCCCGACGGGAAACCCGGCCTGATCCTGAAGGGCGTGATCATCCCTGGCGGCTATGAGACCTTCTACCTCTCCGGCCAGCTCGCCGACCCGATCGACCCGGCGCGCAAGGAGACGGTCGAGGATTTCGGCGACACCCGCACGCAGACCGTCAGCACGCTGCGCAAGATCAAGGCGCTGCTCGAATCGAAGGGTTATTCGATCCGCGACGTGGTGAAGATGCAGGCCTTCCTCGCCGCCGATCCCAAGCTCGGCAAGATCGACTTCGCCGGCTTCAACGCGGGCTTCCGGGAGTTTTTCGGATCGGCCGACAATCCCGACACCGTCGCCCGTTCGACCTTCCAGGTGGCGAACCTCGTTGCGCCACAGTTCCTGGTCGAGCTCGAAGTGACGGCGGTCCGCCCCGCCAAGCGCTGA